A genomic region of Candidatus Pseudomonas phytovorans contains the following coding sequences:
- a CDS encoding 4'-phosphopantetheinyl transferase superfamily protein encodes MNTLPACCAPLQHHWPLPRPLPGAVLVSCTFDPARLAPDDFQRAGVVPSASLQRSVAKRQAEYLAGRVCARDALQRLDSRDYVPGTHEDRSPVWPAGIHGSITHGKGWAAAVVAAEGSCQGLGLDQEALLDDERAERLMAEILTPPELERLDRRQLGLTVTLTFSLKESLFKTLYPLTRQRFYFEHAEVLDWSTEGLAHLRLLTDLSPQWRHGAELQGQFCLQDGHLLSLVSV; translated from the coding sequence ATGAACACTCTCCCCGCCTGCTGCGCCCCACTCCAGCACCACTGGCCCTTACCCCGCCCGCTGCCCGGCGCGGTGCTGGTCAGCTGTACCTTCGACCCTGCCCGCCTGGCACCCGACGATTTCCAGCGCGCCGGCGTGGTGCCCAGCGCCAGCCTGCAGCGCTCGGTGGCCAAGCGCCAGGCCGAGTACCTGGCCGGTCGAGTATGCGCCCGCGACGCGCTGCAGCGCCTGGACAGCCGTGACTACGTGCCGGGTACCCATGAGGACCGTTCACCGGTCTGGCCGGCGGGCATCCACGGCTCGATCACCCACGGCAAAGGCTGGGCCGCCGCCGTGGTCGCCGCCGAAGGCAGTTGCCAAGGCCTTGGGCTGGACCAGGAAGCCCTGCTGGATGACGAACGCGCCGAGCGGCTGATGGCCGAAATCCTCACCCCGCCCGAGCTCGAACGCCTGGACCGCCGCCAGCTCGGCCTGACGGTCACCCTGACCTTCTCGCTGAAGGAAAGCCTGTTCAAGACCCTCTACCCGCTGACCCGCCAGCGCTTCTATTTCGAACACGCCGAAGTGCTCGACTGGTCCACCGAAGGCCTGGCGCACCTGCGCCTGCTCACCGACCTGTCGCCGCAGTGGCGCCACGGCGCCGAGTTGCAAGGCCAGTTCTGCCTGCAGGACGGCCACCTGCTCAGCCTGGTCAGCGTCTGA
- a CDS encoding dienelactone hydrolase family protein, whose product MRALLALTLMCSAALAQAAVVTREIPYQDADGNRLVGYYAYDDALDDKRPGIVVVHEWWGLNDYAKRRARDLAALGYKALAIDMYGDGKHTEHPQDAQAFMAEAMKDPAAAAARFDAGLDLLKKQPNVNKHELGAVGYCFGGKVVLDAARRGVKLDGVVSFHGALATQTPAKPGVVRADILVEHGAADSMVTQQQVDAFKAEMDAAKVNYQFVSIEGAKHGFTNPDADRLSHGDHGGPDIGYNKAADESSWADMQAFFKKVFK is encoded by the coding sequence ATGCGTGCCCTGCTGGCCCTGACCCTGATGTGCAGCGCCGCCCTCGCCCAAGCGGCAGTGGTGACCCGCGAGATCCCCTACCAGGACGCCGACGGCAACCGCCTGGTCGGCTACTACGCCTACGACGACGCGCTGGACGACAAACGTCCAGGTATCGTCGTGGTGCATGAATGGTGGGGCCTGAATGACTATGCCAAGCGCCGTGCAAGAGACCTTGCGGCCCTGGGCTATAAAGCGCTGGCCATCGACATGTACGGCGATGGCAAGCACACCGAGCATCCGCAGGATGCCCAGGCATTCATGGCCGAAGCGATGAAAGACCCGGCCGCGGCGGCAGCGCGCTTTGACGCGGGCCTGGATTTGCTGAAAAAACAGCCGAACGTCAACAAGCATGAGCTGGGCGCTGTGGGCTACTGCTTTGGCGGCAAGGTGGTGCTGGACGCCGCACGCCGGGGAGTGAAACTGGACGGTGTGGTGAGCTTCCATGGCGCGCTGGCCACTCAGACGCCGGCCAAGCCTGGTGTGGTGCGTGCGGACATCCTGGTTGAACATGGCGCGGCGGACAGCATGGTCACCCAGCAGCAAGTGGACGCGTTCAAGGCGGAAATGGATGCGGCCAAGGTCAACTACCAGTTCGTCAGCATTGAAGGGGCCAAGCACGGGTTTACCAACCCCGATGCTGACCGCCTGAGCCATGGCGACCATGGTGGACCGGACATTGGCTATAACAAGGCGGCAGACGAGAGCTCTTGGGCGGATATGCAGGCGTTCTTCAAGAAGGTGTTCAAATAA
- a CDS encoding response regulator — translation MKLLVVEDEALLRHHLYTRLGESGHVVEAVADAEEALYQAGQYHFDLAIIDLGLPGISGLELITRLRSQDKTFPILILTARGNWQDKVEGLAAGADDYLVKPFQFEELEARLNALLRRSSGFTQSTIAAGPLVLDLNRKQATLDEQPLALTAYEYRILEYLMRHHQQVVAKDRLMEQLYPGDEERDPNVIEVLVGRLRRKLEGERGFKPIDTVRGLGYLFTERCR, via the coding sequence ATGAAACTGCTGGTGGTCGAGGACGAAGCGCTGCTTCGCCATCACCTCTACACCCGCCTGGGCGAAAGCGGCCATGTGGTCGAGGCGGTCGCCGATGCCGAGGAGGCGCTGTACCAGGCCGGGCAGTACCACTTCGACCTGGCCATCATCGACCTGGGCCTGCCCGGTATCAGTGGCCTGGAGCTGATCACGCGCTTGCGCAGCCAGGACAAGACCTTCCCCATTCTCATCCTCACCGCCCGCGGCAACTGGCAGGACAAGGTCGAGGGCCTGGCCGCCGGTGCCGACGACTACCTGGTCAAACCGTTCCAGTTCGAAGAGCTGGAAGCACGGCTCAACGCCCTGTTGCGCCGCTCCAGCGGCTTCACCCAGTCGACCATCGCCGCAGGCCCATTGGTACTCGACCTCAACCGCAAGCAGGCCACCCTCGACGAACAGCCGCTGGCGCTGACCGCCTACGAATACCGCATTCTCGAATACCTCATGCGCCATCATCAGCAGGTGGTGGCCAAGGACCGCCTGATGGAGCAGCTGTACCCGGGAGACGAAGAGCGCGACCCCAATGTCATCGAAGTTCTGGTCGGCCGCCTGCGCCGCAAGCTTGAAGGCGAGCGCGGCTTCAAACCTATCGACACGGTTCGCGGCCTGGGCTATCTGTTCACCGAGCGCTGCCGATGA